The following proteins come from a genomic window of Aquimarina sp. MAR_2010_214:
- a CDS encoding GSCFA domain-containing protein: MNLQTKITLQSQEPKVDYNSELLLLGSCFAENIGEKFEYFKFKNKVNPFGILFHPKAIETFLWMATQEEKYTDTDLFYVNEQWHCFDAHSSLSNADQNVVLSNLNTALTATRENIKSATHVFITLGTAWVYRLKSLDMVVANCHKIPQREFEKELLSVEEINQCLQNCIHLIKGVNPSAEIVFTVSPVRHSKDGFVENNRSKSHLITSVHQVVSGNKNLSYFPSYEIMMDELRDYRFYDIDMIHPSSVAIHYIWERFSKVWISEKTAQTMIRVEEIKKGMKHRPFNPKSKQYLEFLEKLESKKYQLYQEYPFMDFS, translated from the coding sequence ATGAACCTACAAACCAAAATAACACTACAGTCTCAAGAGCCAAAAGTTGATTATAATTCAGAACTTTTACTGTTAGGTTCATGTTTTGCAGAAAACATAGGAGAAAAATTCGAATACTTTAAGTTTAAGAATAAGGTCAATCCATTTGGGATATTATTTCACCCTAAGGCAATAGAAACATTTTTGTGGATGGCTACTCAGGAAGAAAAATATACGGATACTGATTTGTTTTATGTCAATGAACAGTGGCATTGTTTTGATGCACATTCTTCTTTAAGTAATGCTGATCAAAATGTAGTGCTGTCTAATCTAAATACTGCATTAACAGCTACAAGAGAGAATATTAAATCTGCGACTCATGTTTTTATCACTCTAGGAACCGCATGGGTATATAGATTAAAATCTTTGGATATGGTAGTAGCAAATTGCCATAAAATTCCGCAAAGAGAGTTTGAAAAAGAATTATTGTCTGTAGAGGAGATCAATCAATGTCTTCAGAATTGTATACATCTCATTAAAGGTGTTAATCCATCAGCAGAAATTGTATTTACTGTTTCTCCTGTACGGCATAGTAAAGATGGGTTTGTAGAAAACAATAGAAGTAAATCTCATTTAATTACATCGGTACATCAAGTTGTTAGTGGTAATAAAAATCTAAGCTATTTTCCTTCTTATGAAATTATGATGGATGAACTTAGAGATTATCGATTTTATGATATCGATATGATTCATCCGAGTAGTGTGGCAATACACTATATTTGGGAACGTTTTTCTAAAGTTTGGATTTCTGAAAAGACTGCCCAAACAATGATCCGAGTTGAAGAAATCAAAAAAGGAATGAAGCATAGGCCGTTTAATCCAAAAAGTAAACAATACTTAGAGTTTTTGGAAAAACTAGAATCAAAAAAATATCAGCTTTATCAAGAATATCCATTTATGGATTTTTCCTGA